A single window of Leptospira semungkisensis DNA harbors:
- a CDS encoding STAS domain-containing protein, whose amino-acid sequence MANLTFNEKVEGSKLILKVAGELDAKTAPDLKIKLEAAVGNGIKTIICDCAALTYIASAGIGVLNSIQKFLKEKSGEIVFCSLKKEVKDTMELMYFTKKVRIFPTLDDAIGGV is encoded by the coding sequence ATGGCAAATCTCACATTTAACGAAAAAGTAGAAGGCAGCAAATTAATTCTTAAGGTCGCTGGCGAACTGGATGCAAAGACTGCACCGGATCTGAAGATCAAGTTAGAAGCTGCTGTCGGAAATGGGATCAAGACGATCATCTGCGATTGTGCTGCGTTGACTTATATCGCGTCGGCAGGAATCGGAGTATTGAACTCGATCCAAAAGTTCTTAAAGGAGAAGTCCGGAGAGATCGTATTCTGCAGCCTGAAAAAGGAAGTAAAGGATACGATGGAGCTCATGTACTTCACCAAAAAAGTCAGGATCTTTCCGACCTTAGACGACGCTATCGGCGGAGTATAA